AATCGGAATTGCATTGCCATCTGGAACGCCGCCTGTTTTTGCGGAAACATATCCTCCCGCTTGCATTATGCGCTCAAACGACATTCGGTCAACAACCAAATCTTTCAACACGGGAAACGGTTTTGCGCGCCACGGTTCAACGACAATTGTTTCTCCATCGGAAAATTTTCGCATACGAAGTTCGCACGTTGTTACTCCTTGTCCCGGTCCGTGTGCGCGTCCGTCAATTACAAGTCCGCAACTTCCGCAAATTCCTTCGCGGCAATCGTGGTCGAAAGCAATCGAGTCTTCGCCTTTTTTCACGAGGTCAATGTTCAAGACGTCGAGCATTTCCAAAAACGATGCATCGCCGGGAATATTTTTTACTTCGTAATTGATAAACTGACCTTTGTCAATTTTATTTTTTTGTCGCCAAATTTTTAGTGTAAAGTACATTGTGTTTTCTTATCTAAAAATATTTTTCAAAACTTAAAGTTTGTTGTTGTTTTCTAATAAAGTGGTCGAGGAGTCGAGGATTTGAGTGGTCAAGCGAGTTTCTTTTCAAGTGATTTGATAAGAGCCATTAACATTCTTTCGACTTCTGAACGCAGTTCGTGTAACTTTTCCATTTCAACTTTCTTGATATACCCTAAATCAAAGGAAAGCAGTGATTGCGTTTCCAATTCGCAAAGTGAACCGTAAGCAATGTATAATGCTTGAATGTATTCTCGCGTTGTTTTTCTTCCATAACCTTCAGCAATATTTGATGGAACAGAAACAGCGGCTCTTCGCATTTGTGAA
The DNA window shown above is from Ignavibacteria bacterium and carries:
- a CDS encoding succinate dehydrogenase/fumarate reductase iron-sulfur subunit; translation: MYFTLKIWRQKNKIDKGQFINYEVKNIPGDASFLEMLDVLNIDLVKKGEDSIAFDHDCREGICGSCGLVIDGRAHGPGQGVTTCELRMRKFSDGETIVVEPWRAKPFPVLKDLVVDRMSFERIMQAGGYVSAKTGGVPDGNAIPIPKPIADEAMDAAACIGCGACVAACPNSSAMLFVSAKVSQLALLPQGQVERKERVQKMITQMDEEGFGSCTNTYLCEAECPKEISVTHIARLNREFLFAKVS
- a CDS encoding four helix bundle protein, which gives rise to FKDLIVWQKSYQLSLDVYRITKNFPSEERFGLVSQMRRAAVSVPSNIAEGYGRKTTREYIQALYIAYGSLCELETQSLLSFDLGYIKKVEMEKLHELRSEVERMLMALIKSLEKKLA